From the Fulvia fulva chromosome 2, complete sequence genome, one window contains:
- a CDS encoding Mitochondrial import receptor subunit tom22 — protein sequence MVKLEEVPDEELFAQQQGPQEDEDQWSTDDESEVSDVEDDDALDESLLDRIYALKDIVPPTYRKHLSNAASTGYSWASTGLSLSGKTLWVVSTSALLLGVPWALAFSEEQQVQEMEREMRMQQSANELLTAGSGSGQSNARPAL from the exons ATGGTCAAGCTCGAAGAAGTGCCCGACGAGGAGCTCTTCGCGCAACAGCAAGGACCACAGGAAGACGAAGATCAATGGAGCACAGATGACG AATCAGAAGTTTCAGACGTAGAAGACGACGACGCCCTCGACGAGTCACTTCTCGACCGAATCTACGCCCTCAAAGACATCGTCCCTCCCACCTACCGCAAACACCTCTCCAACGCCGCATCGACAGGCTACTCGTGGGCATCAACTGGACTGAGCCTGAGCGGAAAGACTTTGTGGGTGGTCAGCACGAGCGCGCTGCTGCTGGGTGTGCCGTGGGCATTGGCTTTCAGTGAGGAGCAGCAGGTGCAGGAGATGGAGAGGGAAATGAGGATGCAGCAGAGTGCGAATGAG CTTCTTACTGCTGGTTCTGGCTCCGGACAGAGCAATGCGAGGCCAGCATTGTAA
- a CDS encoding NADH-ubiquinone oxidoreductase has translation MSQRQPRFNQQVLIDTTPLPDNIPKVQEIGSSSAPLLSASYFIGARCRAYNDDFMQCKDQSNGKGETECLKEGRKVTRCAAGVIDDINKSCLESFRKHWECLDDNNQQLWQCRGAERSLNKCVFDNLKLEKKIPGAPENETPVHLRKRQIYAHSVFGQ, from the exons ATGTCGCAAAGACAGCCACG CTTCAATCAGCAGGTCCTCATCGACACGACTCCCCTCCCCGATAACATCCCCAAAGTCCAAGAGATTGGATCCTCCTCAGCACCTCTTCTTTCCGCTTCCTACTTCATCGGCGCACGATGCAGAGCATACAACGATGACTTCATGCAATGCAAGGACCAATCGAATGGCAAGGGCGAGACGGAGTGTTTGAAGGAAGGCAGGAAGGTCACACGATGCGCTGCGGGCGTTATAGATGACATCAACAAGAGCTGTCTGGAGTCATTCAGAAAGCATTGGGAGTGCTTGGATGACAACAACCAGCAGCTGTGGCAGTGCAGAGGGGCGGAGAGGAGTTTGAACAAGTGTGTGTTTGACAATTT GAAGTTGGAGAAGAAGATTCCCGGCGCCCCAGAGAACGAGACGCCAGTGCACCTGCGGAAGAGGCAGATATAT GCACACTCAGTATTCGGCCAGTAG
- a CDS encoding GTP-binding protein 1, whose amino-acid sequence MSKSDRYKQAPQSAHERRAGESALSDFADYVQQQQALRKGPGATTSASNGASKGAPKQEHAELDILDTLALGDDKPRVRLKHLLLDTSETKDDSTTQLQDILNKRLDEGHGECLFDVGLEDNGDSQLLSEREWEAALVRIKEILDKLKADWKILMTKNVPNSEVDVGTENKKERGCVGKVMIRRRPKDIDQTIEMRIAVVGNVDAGKSTLLGVLVKGGLDDGRGMARVNLFRHKHEVESGRTSSVGMEIMGFDTKGDVVVSGVPGRKLSWEEIGKRSAKVISFTDLAGHERYLRTTVFGLLSSEPNYCLLMVAANNGLIGMSKEHLGIALALNVPVMVVITKIDICPPQILQQTITQLTKILKSPGARKIPIFIKNREECINTATQFVSQRICPVFQVSNVTGESLDLVREFLNILPHHGKYDADAPFEFHVNDTFSVPFVGTVVSGVVKSGIIHAGDTVLVGPNSLGEFTTTTVRSIERKRISTPAATAGQSASFALRRVRRKDVRKGMVVLLAKSETNPNVIIAQPKVYREFVAEVLILSHATTIRTKYQAMLHVGPVSQTCAIIDIDRAYIRTGDRATVAFRFVQRPEFLSVGDRILFREGRTKGLGIVKQVGYDPSKPLNPGAGQDGEKEKVEGSSPAVIKAAA is encoded by the exons ATGAGCAAATCCGACCGCTATAAGCAAGCACCACAGTCGGCGCATGAGCGTCGCGCTGGCGAATCT GCGCTCAGCGACTTCGCCGACTACGTTCAGCAACAGCAAGCACTCCGAAAAGGCCCCGGAGCAACTACCTCGGCGTCCAACGGCGCATCGAAAGGCGCTCCAAAGCAGGAGCACGCTGAGCTTGACATCCTCGACACTCTAGCCCTCGGCGACGATAAGCCGCGAGTCCGATTGAAGCACCTGCTCCTCGACACTTCCGAGACCAAAGACGATAGCACCACGCAACTGCAGGACATATTGAACAAGCGCCTAGACGAAGGTCATGGAGAGTGCCTGTTCGATGTCGGACTCGAGGACAACGGCGACAGCCAGCTGCTGTCCGAGCGGGAATGGGAAGCTGCACTCGTGCGGATAAAGGAGATTCTGGACAAGCTAAAGGCCGACTGGAAGATCCTTATGACCAAGAATGTCCCAAACAGCGAGGTCGACGTTGGTACTGAGAACAAGAAAGAACGAGGATGCGTCGGCAAAGTGATGATTCGAAGAAGACCGAAAGACATAGACCAGACCATCGAGATGAGAATAGCAGTCGTGGGCAATGTCGATGCTGGAAAGAGTACATTGCTTGGAGTCCTCGTTAAAGGCGGGCTCGACGATGGTCGTGGCATGGCTCGAGTGAATCTATTCCGACACAAGCACGAGGTTGAGTCTGGACGAACATCATCCGTGGGCATGGAGATCATGGGCTTCGACACGAAAGGAGATGTGGTTGTATCTGGTGTACCGGGCAGGAAGCTGAGCTGGGAAGAGATTGGCAAGCGCAGTGCCAAAGTCATCTCGTTCACCGACTTGGCTGGCCACGAGCGATATCTGCGGACCACCGTCTTCGGTCTGCTCTCGAGTGAGCCCAACTATTGCTTGCTGATGGTTGCTGCCAACAATGGATTGATCGGAATGTCCAAAGAGCATCTCGGTATTGCTCTGGCGCTGAATGTTCCAGTCATG GTCGTCATCACCAAGATCGACATTTGTCCACCTCAGATCCTACAGCAGACCATCACTCAGCTTACCAAGATCCTCAAGTCGCCCGGAGCTCGCAAAATACCAATCTTCATCAAGAACCGTGAGGAATGCATCAACACTGCGACACAGTTCGTCAGCCAGCGCATCTGCCCGGTCTTTCAGGTTTCGAACGTGACTGGAGAGAGCCTGGATCTGGTGCGGGAGTTTCTCAACATCCTCCCACATCACGGAAAGTACGATGCCGATGCGCCATTCGAGTTCCACGTCAACGATACCTTCTCCGTGCCGTTCGTAGGAACAGTGGTATCTGGTGTGGTTAAGTCTGGTATCATCCACGCTGGTGATACTGTTCTTGTGGGACCGAACAGCCTGGGGGAGTTCACGACGACCACAGTTCGATCTATCGAGCGAAAACGAATCAGCACCCCAGCAGCCACAGCAGGTCAAAGTGCATCTTTCGCTCTTCGAAGAGTGCGAAGAAAGGACGTCCGCAAAGGTATGGTCGTGCTCCTGGCAAAGTCCGAAACGAACCCGAATGTGATCATAGCACAACCAAAGGTCTACCGCGAGTTCGTGGCAGAGGTCTTGATTCTCTCACATGCAACGACCATCCGGACTAAGTACCAGGCTATGCTGCATGTCGGACCAGTCTCGCAGACTTGCGCTATCATCGACATCGACAGAGCGTACATTCGAACTGGAGACAGGGCGACCGTGGCGTTCAGGTTCGTGCAGCGACCAGAGTTTCTGTCGGTTGGCGACCGTATCCTCTTCCGCGAGGGCAGGACCAAAGGGCTTGGTATTGTCAAGCAGGTTGGTTATGACCCTTCGAAACCACTCAACCCGGGTGCGGGGCAGGATGGAGAGAAGGAGAAGGTTGAGGGCAGCAGCCCAGCTGTCATTAAGGCGGCAGCTTGA
- a CDS encoding Nucleoporin NUP57, whose translation MSSLFGGATANNNQQGGTGLFGSATNTNAGNTGASLFGSSTAQNNSGGGGLFDNADNNTQNQNQGGNTGGGLFNNSNGLNQTGNTGGLFGSSTVQNQNQNQTGNTGPFGTSTTQNKPATGLFGSAATTNKTTGGGGLFGASTTQNQNQTAQNNAGGLFGARPNTGVGGGMFNNTNENQNQNQNQSGGLSSIFGNTQQNNTQNQNAGGSLFGAAPLIQSQQQQQQNLSGSMWHQPTVQVGHSGHTMSSVQLQKLQMGGVSQPNEKSIKDQITTVWKKWNPDGDGQNPATTTLKTYLYNAVPKEYAPFFYPNVSLGEDEQSWEEALSQKPDPPKVDGQEVATLAYVPIMCKGFEAMGRRVETQAKIVEEMRVRLHEMNNSLSAVMDAHQQRMTVRIETAKKQHQVLSQRCLRLAVKVQVLRNRGYALDAAEEGLRKTLIALEKRVMDPGSAGREDEIWARMVTLRERTSWLEEEGKRVTAQVDQQTRQGQNPKANGVPESVLAKTKEILKDYDEQLQHLNKELEDVKNEYAEWDASQRRR comes from the coding sequence ATGAGCAGCCTGTTTGGCGGCGCGACTGCCAACAACAACCAGCAAGGCGGTACCGGACTGTTTGGCTCTGCGACTAACACGAATGCTGGCAATACTGGGGCGAGCTTGTTCGGGTCGAGCACAGCGCAGAACAACAGTGGTGGAGGAGGCCTTTTTGACAACGCGGATAACAACACCCAGAACCAAAATCAGGGTGGTAACACCGGAGGAGGGCTGTTCAACAATAGCAATGGTCTGAACCAGACGGGAAACACAGGAGGGTTGTTCGGGTCAAGCACTGTGCAGAATCAGAACCAGAACCAGACCGGCAACACAGGACCGTTCGGAACAAGCACCACGCAGAACAAGCCAGCGACAGGACTGTTTGGGTCAGCTGCGACAACAAACAAGACCACTGGTGGAGGTGGATTGTTTGGTGCGAGCACCACTCAAAATCAGAATCAGACCGCACAGAACAATGCAGGTGGACTCTTTGGTGCAAGGCCGAACACCGGAGTCGGAGGGGGCATGTTCAATAACACCAACGAGAACCAGAACCAGAACCAAAACCAGAGCGGCGGCTTAAGTTCAATCTTCGGCAACACTCAGCAAAACAACACTCAGAATCAGAATGCAGGCGGCTCTCTCTTCGGCGCCGCACCGCTCATCCAGTCGCAACAGCAGCAACAGCAGAACCTTTCCGGATCAATGTGGCATCAACCAACAGTTCAAGTCGGTCACTCCGGTCATACCATGAGCTCAGTGCAGCTCCAGAAGCTGCAGATGGGAGGTGTATCACAACCCAACGAGAAGAGCATCAAAGATCAGATCACCACAGTCTGGAAGAAGTGGAATCCGGACGGAGACGGACAAAACCCAGCCACGACTACGCTCAAGACATACCTCTACAATGCAGTACCCAAGGAGTACGCGCCCTTCTTCTATCCAAATGTATCTCTCGGCGAGGACGAGCAGAGCTGGGAAGAGGCGTTGAGCCAAAAGCCCGATCCGCCTAAAGTCGACGGGCAGGAAGTCGCAACCTTGGCATATGTGCCTATCATGTGCAAAGGGTTCGAGGCGATGGGCAGACGAGTCGAGACACAAGCGAAGATCGTGGAAGAGATGCGAGTGCGGCTGCATGAGATGAACAACTCTCTGTCAGCAGTGATGGATGCGCATCAGCAGAGAATGACCGTCCGGATAGAGACTGCAAAGAAGCAGCACCAGGTGCTCTCACAGCGGTGTCTGAGGCTCGCGGTGAAGGTTCAGGTGCTGAGGAACCGGGGTTACGCTCTGGATGCTGCAGAAGAAGGACTTCGGAAGACACTGATTGCGTTGGAGAAGCGGGTCATGGATCCAGGATCCGCCGGCCGCGAAGATGAGATCTGGGCGAGGATGGTGACGTTGCGCGAGAGGACGAGTTGGCTGGAAGAAGAAGGGAAGAGGGTCACGGCGCAGGTCGATCAGCAGACCCGCCAAGGTCAGAACCCGAAAGCGAATGGCGTACCAGAGAGCGTCCTCGCGAAGACGAAGGAGATCCTGAAAGATTACGACGAGCAGTTGCAGCACTTAAACAAAGAGCTGGAGGATGTGAAGAACGAGTACGCGGAGTGGGATGCGTCGCAGAGGAGACGGTAG
- a CDS encoding Virginiamycin B lyase, which translates to MRFVHKCAMYASNGLRNQLVRIDPSTKDIKIFQPPPFNDLYTAKDGIWLTQTGNVFSFVSFATESFTNYPIPTPLSLPLGLFVASDGVVYIAELLANKILTYGPKTDVTSECDLPEPLQMPTVIRAEKDGFVYFALFTGNGIGRINMKTHKIEIFHTNQLLGIGADDAIDKYGGVWYSFFNVDRLARLDTDTLKFSYVDFPNTGASIGLPGTLSPLPPYVDVAVNYGPGDAIYFTDISGNRVGRYSLSGLY; encoded by the exons ATGAGATTTGTGCATAAATGCGCAATGTATGCCAGCAATGGTCTGAGGAATCAGCTTGTCAGAATCGATCCCTCGACGAAAGACATCAAGATCTTCCAGCCGCCG CCGTTCAACGATCTGTATACGGCGAAAGATGGGATTTGGCTTACACAGACGGGAAATGTGTTCTCATTCGTCTCCTTCGCGACGGAGAGCTTCACCAACTATCCCATCCCAACGCCACTTTCGCTGCCGCTAGGTTTGTTTGTCGCATCAGACGGTGTTGTGTACATCGCCGAGCTGCTGGCGAACAAGATCTTGACATACGGCCCAAAGACCGATGTGACGAGCGAGTGTGATCTGCCAGAGCCTCTCCAGATGCCGACTGTCATTCGTGCCGAGAAGGACGGATTTGTGTACTTTGCGCTCTTCACTGGGAACGGCATCGGTCGGATCAACATGAAGACGCACAAGATCGAGATCTTCCATACCAATCAGTTGCTGGGAATTGGAGCTGATGACGCCATCGACAAGTATGGTGGTGTGTGGTACAGCTTCTTC AACGTCGATCGACTGGCACGTCTCGACACCGATACGCTGAAGTTCAGCTACGTTGACTTCCCCAACACTGGTGCTTCAATCGGCTTGCCAGGAACGTTGAGCCCGCTGCCGCCGTATGTTGACGTTGCTGTCAACTATGGGCCAGGAGATGCCATCTACTTTACCGACATCTCAGGCAATAGAGTGGGCAGGTATTCGCTGAGTGGGTTGTACTAG
- a CDS encoding Bifunctional peptidase and (3S)-lysyl hydroxylase Jmjd7 — MAGDPLVALITSYHELNPSLLDELEDLPTALEFSTYTAKNRPFVVRGGARNWSAVQRWDAAYLATVLKDKDVKVAVTPHGNADAVVEDESGRLLFVEPHEIHESFSQLLRYVQEDSKQSKGLVKYAQPQNDSLRLEYPELFPDVPKTMPFASEALNQEPDAINFWLGNDRSTTSLHKDNYENIYAQIRGQKHFVLLPPVEIPCVNETPLQFARYHPSLEHEHKLEPGLDTDTELIPVPLWDPDEPDTRSTVYSKHSKSLRVTLYEGDIMYLPAMWYHKVKQGNGPEGFSCSVNYWYDMEFGGSFWTSTAFIRDVYNARTKEVNYPELKIENDEDARTG; from the exons ATGGCAGGTGATCCCTTGGTTGCCTTGATCACTTCGTACCACGAACTCAACCCGTCTCTGCTGGACGAACTGGAGGACCTGCCGACTGCGCTCGAATTTTCGACATACACCGCGAAGAACAGGCCTTTCGTCGTACGAGGCGGTGCCAGGAATTGGAGTGCGGTCCAGCGTTGGGATGCCGCGTATCTGGCGACGGTGCTCAAGGACAAGGATGTGAAAGTAGCGGTGACACCACATGG GAATGCAGATGCCGTGGTCGAGGATGAGAGCGGCCGACTCCTTTTCGTGGAGCCTCATGAGATTCATGAGTCTTTCAGCCAGCTCTTGAGATATGTTCAAGAGGATTCGAAACAGTCCAAGGGACTGGTCAAGTATGCACAGCCTC AGAATGACAGTCTCAGACTTGAGTATCCTGAGCTCTTCCCGGATGTGCCAAAGACGATGCCGTTCGCCAGCGAGGCATTGAATCAAGAACCAGATGCAATCAACTTCTGGTTGGGAAACGATCGATCCACTACATCTCTCCACAAGGACAACTACGAAAACATCTATGCCCAGATACGAGGACAGAAACACTTCGTCCTGCTTCCACCAGTAGAAATTCCTTGCGTCAACGAGACGCCACTTCAGTTCGCACGATACCATCCATCTCTGGAACATGAGCACAAGCTCGAGCCTGGTCTCGATACCGATACCGAGCTGATCCCGGTACCCTTATGGGATCCTGATGAGCCAGATACCAGGTCTACAGTCTACTCGAAGCACTCGAAGTCGTTGAGAGTCACTCTCTATGAAGGCGACATCATGTATCTGCCTGCTATGTGGTACCACAAAGTTAAGCAGGGGAACGGACCTGAAGGCTTCTCGTGCTCGGTCAACTACTGGTATGACATGGAGTTTGGCGGTAGCTTCTGGACTAGCACTGCCTTCATTCGAGATGTGTATAATGCTCGGACGAAGGAAGTGAACTATCCGGAGCTGAAAATCGAGAACGATGAAGACGCGCGCACTGGCTGA
- a CDS encoding putative hydroxyacylglutathione hydrolase produces the protein MSFVAAAKQITKRPILSSFLIPATARKMHIDSIPMWEGSGNNYAYLVTDDKTKAAVIIDPANPSEVLPHLKKAVDGGINLKSIVNTHHHHDHAGGNVEMLKTYPVPIIGGKDCTRVTKTPSHGETFNVGGIKVKALHTPCHTQDSICYLFEDGDDRAVFTGDTLFIGGCGRFFEGTAEEMDTALNKTLATLPEDTKVYPGHEYTKGNVKFGIKVVQSGPVKKLESFANSNKQTQGKFTIGDEKQHNVFMRLDDPAIQKFTGKKDRVEVMAALREAKNSM, from the exons ATGAGTTTCGTGGCCGCAGCTAAGCAGATTACAAAACGACCAATCCTTTCAAGCTTTTTGATC CCGGCAACTGCACGCAAAATGCACATCGACTCTATCCCCATGT GGGAGGGTAGTGGTAACAACTACGCCTATC TCGTCACAGATGACAAGACCAAAGCTGCCGTGATTATCGACCCAGCCAACCCATCAGA AGTGCTCCCTCATCTGAAGAAGGCCGTCGACGGCGGTATCAACTTGAAGAGCATCGTCAACACCCACCA TCATCACGACCATGCTGGTGGCAATGTTGAGATG CTCAAGACCTACCCAGTCCCAATCATTGGCGGTAAGGATTGTACAAGGGTGACCAAGACTCCAAGTCACGGCGAGACGTTCAATGTTGGAGGTATCAAAGTGAAGGCCTTACATACACCTTGCCATACGCAGGACAGCATCTGCTATCTCTTCGAGGATGGCGACGACCGAGCTGTCTTCACTGGAGATACTCTATTCATTGGAG GATGTGGTCGTTTCTTCGAGGGCACAGCCGAGGAGATGGACACTGCGCTGAACAAGACACTTGCCACTCTCCCAGAAGACACCAAGGTCTAC CCTGGACACGAGTACACCAAGGGCAATGTCAAATTTGGCATCAAGGTCGTCCAGTCAGGGCCGGTGAAGAAGCTGGAGTCATTCGCGAACTCGAACAAGCAGACACAGGGCAAGTTCACGATCGGCGACGAGAAGCAACACAACGTGTTCATGCGACTCGAT GATCCGGCCATCCAGAAGTTCACCGGCAAGAAAGATCGTGTTGAAGTCATGGCCGCGCTTCGGGAGGCGAAGAACTCGATGTAA